Proteins from a genomic interval of Rosa chinensis cultivar Old Blush chromosome 2, RchiOBHm-V2, whole genome shotgun sequence:
- the LOC112183677 gene encoding LOW QUALITY PROTEIN: GDSL esterase/lipase At5g55050 (The sequence of the model RefSeq protein was modified relative to this genomic sequence to represent the inferred CDS: deleted 1 base in 1 codon), with protein MAKAADLLLCVSSFSLLVIFHTSLVVLVAVTNADDQVAPKPAAIFIFGDSTVDVGCTNQWLNNSYSRADFSPNGVDFPHSVPTGRFSNGLNSADQVVRLFRYKRSPQPFLYSLNHQSTFKRDILQGVNFASGGSGIFNQTGKKDYGEVVPLGDQVKQFATVRGNITELIGLAATEIMFSKSLFVISIGSNDLFELVKWHPNITSLAKDDDAGSDLYNLGARKFGIISVPPIGCCPAARVGPKSNDSSVCVEELNNLASTFLAKTEDLLQKLSSELKGLVYSLGNAYEMTMSILEDPLAFGFKDTQSACCGSGKLNGVFPCFFLLGPNLCPNRREVLFWDLYHPTEYASELAALTLYGGGTRYVTPINFSQLGWL; from the exons ATGGCAAAGGCAGCTGATCTGTTGCTCTGTGTTTCGTCATTTTCTCTCTTAGTTATCTTTCATACTTCTCTGGTCGTACTCGTAGCCGTTACTAATGCAGATGATCAGGTGGCTCCTAAACCTGCAGCAATTTTCATATTTGGAGACTCGACTGTGGATGTTGGC TGCACCAACCAATGGTTGAACAATAGTTATTCGAGAGCTGATTTTTCTCCCAATGGAGTTGATTTTCCTCATTCTGTTCCGACGGGGAGGTTTAGTAATGGCCTTAACAGCGCTGACCAAGTTG TAAGACTATTTAGGTACAAGAGAAGTCCGCAACCATTCTTGTATTCTCTGAACCATCAATCCACTTTCAAAAGAGATATACTGCAGGGAGTTAATTTTGCATCCGGAGGATCCGGCATATTCAACCAAACAGGAAAAAAGGACTAT GGAGAAGTTGTGCCACTGGGAGATCAGGTCAAACAATTTGCGACGGTTCGTGGAAATATCACAGAACTAATTGGTCTTGCGGCAACTGAGATAATGTTTTCCAAGTCTTTGTTCGTTATTAGTATAGGAAGCAATGACCTGTTCGAGTTAGTGAAATGGCATCCAAATATCACTTCCTTGGCTAAGGAtgatgatgcgggaagc GACTTATACAATCTGGGAGCTAGAAAATTCGGGATTATAAGTGTTCCTCCAATTGGATGCTGTCCTGCTGCACGTGTTGGACCAAAATCGAATGACTCCAGTGTTTGTGTAGAGGAGCTAAACAATCTTGCCTCAACATTTCTTGCAAAAACTGAGGATCTCCTCCAAAAATTGAGCTCAGAGTTGAAAGGACTCGTGTACTCGCTTGGAAATGCTTATGAAATGACTATGAGTATACTTGAAGACCCATTGGCGTTTG GCTTCAAGGACACTCAATCAGCCTGCTGTGGGTCAGGAAAGTTAAATGGAGTGTTTCCTTGCTTCTTCTTACTCGGTCCCAACCTTTGTCCGAATCGGCGGGAGGTTTTGTTCTGGGATTTGTATCATCCTACGGAATATGCTTCCGAGCTAGCAGCACTAACCCTTTATGGTGGAGGAACAAGATACGTCACACCTATAAACTTTAGTCAGTTGGGGTGGCTATAA